Within Drosophila willistoni isolate 14030-0811.24 unplaced genomic scaffold, UCI_dwil_1.1 Seg869, whole genome shotgun sequence, the genomic segment AAACGTGCAATGCGTTTGGCGTTCGAACTTTGGTATTGAACAAGTTGACAAATTTAGGGTAGTCTTTTCCATTTACTTCGTTATGCATATTTGTAATTAACATTTCTTTACAAATATTACAGAATCAGAGCTGCAGGTGAACTAACAATATGGCTAAAAGAACCTGAGTCGTTGCATGAATATTTGCgtgagaaaaaaatgaaaaattataaaattgttggCATAGAAAATATGGAAAGATCATATAAATTGGCTTCATCTCAGAAGACTATTTTGGTTCTTGGGTGAGTGAATCTTAGATTTAACAATCCGAATTTATTAATAACTTTTAGCATCTTTTAAGTGAGGATCAACAAGGCACAGCGGACAATTTGAAGGACTTGTTAGATTCAACAATTGTATTACCACTGACTGATgtgaaaaatttacaaaatatggCAATATATTTGTGTTCTCAGCCAGGTCCTGAAATGTGGTAAAAAGATTTTCCTATGTgaatttttacttttacaaaTTGTCAATTATTCGTTATAAAATATTACAGAATCAGAACTGCAGGTAGATTATTTATCACATATTAACCAAATTGATAATTGATATTAAGATAAATAATCTACCTAACGACTAAAGTTGTTACCCAATTTGGTTAATATGTGATAAATAATCTACCTGCAGTTCTGATGTTCCTTTAGTCCGTGGAACAAGTTCATCTCAATCTGATGGCGAACTTATTGTATTATCCACTCGCAATCATAATGAAGCCAGCTTAGATGACTTAAAGGAAACGTGCAATGCGTTTGGCGTTCGAACTTTGGTATTGAGCAAGGTGACAAATTTAGAGTGAGTCTTTACcatatttttcattatacatacatatttataataaacattttgttaaaaatattaCAGAATCAGAGCTGCAGGTGAACTAGGAATACGGCTAGGAGAACCTGAGTCGTTGCATGAATATTTGCgtgagaaaaaaatgaaaaattataaaattgttggCATAGAAAATATGGAAAGATCACATAAATTGGCTTCAACTCAGAAGACAATTTTGGTTCTTGGGTGAGTGAATCTTAGAATTAACAATccaaatttattaataacttTCACCATCTTTTTTAAGTGAGGATCATCAAGGCACAGCGGACAATTTGAAGGACTTGTTAGATTCAACAATTGTATTACCACTGTCGGATGTGAAAAGTTCACAAAATATggcaatatatttttgttcttaGCCATACAACGTTGTTagttaatattaattaattttattcacttttgtcttaaatatttttattcctAGAGCATTGTAGTCAAAGTCGACGAGACaactttttatgtttttctatTAGAGTGTAAATTCGATTGTATCATTAACCAACaacaattattaaaaaaggATTCAGAAAATTACGGCGAAAAACATATTACATCAATCAAAATGGAATTGACCTGAAATGCTTATGGCATGTTCTAAGGTTACTTATGAGCGAGAAAAAGttcgtatttaaatttatgttcaaagttgtgtttaaaataatcttttgattaaaaatccataaaattaaaaacatatttccaaatttaatctgcgtgttcatacctTCTATAAGGGtataaaatacattaatttagTTATCAATTTAGTTGAAATATAAGAACATCTAAAGTAGACAGTTTAAAATTTGCATTGATGTAGGGGAAAATATGTGTCTGTAAACattaggaatattttaaataaacccgctcctcgtctcagtgaatttccccgataaccgaatttgggcacactaaaagggtataatacgctaaggcggggtacgggcacactctcttgaATATAGTCATAAGACGCATGTGcacttaatttaaaaataaataaaaatccggaatataaagacaatcccaagggattaattactttaaaaagtagagagtttacaaatcaggtgtggagtttgccctaaagaacgtattttcatgaaatacacccgagatcattaaattaaacaaaaccgcattgtttgagttgctagcggcCAAGGAAGTACCTTGCGACAAAGAAGCGTCAATTACCAATTGCGAGCATTGGTAAAACAAGTCATGGCACAGAATCAGTCTGGAGAGAGTGATGTACCTGAAGAGCAGGCAGTCAGCCCAGCAGTGTCTGCAAATGTGCTTGccggacaacttgtggatgTTGTCCGGAGCCTCTTATTGAGCAGCGCGGCGTGGGAAACATTGAGCATCCAAGTACACCGGATCAAGTGGTTGCTAACCAGTCGCCGACGATGTCTTGTGAGACCTCTGTAGGACCAGACGCGAACGTGCATGTTCGTTGAAAGCGCACAAGCGGCGAAACCGACGAATTGGCTTCGATTCTtagtagcatcgaattgtatACAGCACGTAAAAATCTGGCGGAGCTAAAAACACGTGTtatggagctggaggagaacTTAAGCGGACCGGATTATAATTGCCGCATGAACTTGAAAGATGTCGAAACTACTGTACCTAAATtctctggtgatggtgatctgTCCATTCACGTATGGATTCGTGAGCATGAGAAAGCAGCAAGAGTGTATGTACTGAGTGATGCCCAATGTTGGTCGTTGGGCAAACCGACTGCTGGAGGGATCTGCTAAAGCATACATGACATATGAAAGGACTACAACCTGGAGCGAGCTGAAGGATGCCCTTGTGAAGGTATTTGgcctacaaatgacaaactacGAGATTGCTAACCAGATGAGGAAGCGCTCAATTGGCAAAGGAGAGTCACTCTTGcagtatttcatcattatgcgaaatattgctcagcagggcaattttgaagacaccgatgtggtcaaatacattgttgacggactacaagatcgagccggattgtcagctcctttgtattattgtacttCTCTGAACGAATTGCGAGAGAAGATGATGCGATTTCAAACTGTTCAGCcaccagccaaaaactacgttcctcaggctcgtcagcttcagaccgtgcgcaggccattacgcctgctgcaaaggataagagatgtttcaattgccgccagattggtcacttaatgtttgactgtccacgcccggagagaccaaaaggatgttgctatcggtgcttcaaagtgggccatcagtaccggaattgtccaatgcgaacccagatcgccgccatgagctctagtg encodes:
- the LOC124462069 gene encoding uncharacterized protein LOC124462069 isoform X1 translates to MSLLSVTHWLLNNNSENWNDHIDEFLQCLVPLTEAENLEVRQFTTLIIQKLFTEYISSGNGHLNESIQKILKDQIANESVLPHVKVRLLLPKWIGNHWTKHNFWFAFTMENRVVRYNNKENEKIVHEFRKAFKSTSIHPGGVPPVNEDMPSIKQINDTYPKSNLTCWNTSAASEPGVVPLVRGTSSSQSDGELIVLSTRNHNEASLNDLMETCNAFGVRTLVLNKLTNLGIRAAGELTIWLKEPESLHEYLREKKMKNYKIVGIENMERSYKLASSQKTILVLGEDQQGTADNLKDLLDSTIVLPLTDVKNLQNMAIYLCSQPGPEMCSDVPLVRGTSSSQSDGELIVLSTRNHNEASLDDLKETCNAFGVRTLVLSKVTNLEIRAAGELGIRLGEPESLHEYLREKKMKNYKIVGIENMERSHKLASTQKTILVLGEDHQGTADNLKDLLDSTIVLPLSDVKSSQNMAIYFCS